The following proteins are co-located in the Haloarcula rubripromontorii genome:
- a CDS encoding S26 family signal peptidase, whose translation MMYVTDIVSSAGSVLLVGVLLFAVSGVWPPLVAIESPSMDPHIKEGDLVFVMEEERFSGPGDHSGVVTAANDDSYQKFQQPGDVIVYEPDGNSRQTPIIHRAMLWVDAGENWYGRANKDYIGSADSCDELSSCPADHAGFITKGDNNGRYDQVGSSPISEPVKPGWVVGTAEMRVPLLGQVRLQWNQAGATDVVPSGTGPAVTNETGSTAVNTTVSG comes from the coding sequence ATGATGTACGTGACCGATATCGTCAGTAGCGCCGGTTCGGTCCTGCTTGTCGGGGTGTTGCTGTTTGCCGTTAGTGGTGTGTGGCCCCCACTGGTCGCTATCGAAAGCCCGAGCATGGACCCACATATCAAGGAAGGCGACCTCGTGTTCGTGATGGAAGAGGAGCGGTTCTCCGGCCCGGGAGATCACAGTGGTGTCGTTACCGCGGCGAACGACGACAGCTATCAGAAGTTCCAGCAACCGGGCGACGTTATCGTATACGAGCCCGACGGCAACAGTCGACAGACCCCGATCATCCACCGAGCGATGCTGTGGGTTGATGCCGGCGAGAACTGGTACGGTCGGGCGAACAAGGACTACATCGGGAGTGCGGACAGCTGTGACGAACTCAGCTCCTGTCCGGCCGACCACGCCGGCTTCATCACCAAGGGCGACAACAACGGCCGGTACGACCAGGTCGGCTCCAGCCCCATCAGCGAACCGGTCAAGCCCGGGTGGGTCGTCGGTACCGCGGAAATGCGAGTCCCACTGCTGGGGCAGGTCCGACTCCAGTGGAATCAGGCCGGAGCGACCGACGTAGTACCAAGCGGGACAGGACCGGCAGTGACGAACGAAACAGGGTCAACAGCCGTGAACACGACTGTGTCCGGATAG
- a CDS encoding S26 family signal peptidase — MGRDESTSSTSPDGTEEAVDTSPTFRLGLYVRDIGTSVGAVMLVGALLFAVSGVWPPLVAIESGSMEPHIDTGDMVFVMDAERFPGQEARHGVVTAAAGAETGYRTFQRSGDVIVFEPNGNEQRTPIIHRSMLWVDAGENWYDRANQTYIGSADSCDELRNCPAPHAGFITKGDNKVTNTRYDQVTGASTVVRPEWVIGTGIFRIPRLGYVRVQPSQLWHPSASIAVREASAPTAS; from the coding sequence ATGGGCCGGGACGAATCGACCAGCAGCACGTCGCCAGACGGAACAGAGGAGGCTGTGGACACCAGCCCGACGTTTCGTCTCGGCCTGTACGTCCGCGACATCGGTACGAGCGTCGGAGCGGTCATGCTCGTCGGTGCGCTCCTGTTTGCCGTCAGCGGGGTGTGGCCCCCGCTTGTCGCCATCGAGAGCGGGAGTATGGAGCCACACATCGACACCGGTGACATGGTGTTTGTCATGGACGCAGAGCGGTTCCCTGGACAGGAGGCGCGTCACGGCGTTGTAACAGCAGCGGCCGGGGCCGAAACCGGATATCGAACCTTTCAGCGGTCCGGAGATGTCATCGTCTTCGAACCCAACGGTAACGAACAGCGAACGCCGATTATCCACCGGTCGATGCTGTGGGTTGATGCCGGCGAGAACTGGTACGACCGAGCGAACCAGACGTACATCGGAAGCGCGGACAGTTGCGACGAGCTTCGGAACTGCCCAGCCCCCCACGCTGGATTTATCACGAAAGGTGACAACAAAGTGACCAACACTAGATACGATCAGGTCACCGGAGCGAGTACTGTTGTGCGCCCGGAGTGGGTCATTGGAACCGGAATCTTCCGAATCCCGCGTCTCGGGTACGTCCGGGTCCAGCCGTCTCAGCTATGGCACCCATCAGCGTCGATAGCGGTCCGAGAAGCTTCAGCGCCGACGGCGAGTTGA
- a CDS encoding DNA-directed DNA polymerase II small subunit yields the protein MPLETPARIVSELASRGYNAEREAVTRIADTPDPSATLERALETLPDDALKLTTDHVESVIETTEDRENTPNTGSESGDEITGTPPKSHPSVSTGTDPVPSTEPGASPPPETEGSRDVDTSLRAIEVANDMTGQSTGTGEYSDFVSVFRDRYEKLASKLRGRVNHRPTDAIENMGGGSDAALIGMVSDIRSTASGHWLVELEDTNGTFPCLVMKDRPIADLVQQLLMDEVIAVEGTLADDAGILFVDSLYFPDVPRTHSPSTADRHVQAALISDVHVGSQEFMEDAWHRFTDWLHTPEAETVEYLLIAGDMVEGVGIYPEQDEELDIIDIYDQYEAFSEYLKEVPGDMEIRMIPGNHDAVRLAEPQPGFDEELRDIMSAHDAQVHSNPSLVTVEGVTVLMYHGVSLDEVIAELPDEEASYEEPHKAMYQLLKKRHVAPQYGGHTRLAPEDRDYLVMEEVPDVFHTGHVHKLGWGEYHNVVALNSGCWQAQTAFQKSVNIDPDAGFAPILDLDTLSMTVRKFS from the coding sequence GTGCCTCTGGAGACGCCGGCACGAATCGTCAGCGAACTCGCGAGCCGGGGCTACAACGCGGAGCGCGAGGCAGTGACCCGGATCGCCGATACCCCGGATCCATCGGCGACGCTGGAACGCGCACTCGAAACCCTCCCCGATGACGCCCTGAAGCTGACAACCGACCACGTCGAATCTGTGATTGAAACGACAGAAGATAGGGAAAACACGCCGAATACCGGATCAGAATCCGGAGATGAAATCACCGGCACTCCACCCAAGTCACACCCCTCCGTTTCAACTGGAACAGATCCAGTCCCGTCGACCGAACCGGGTGCGTCTCCTCCACCTGAAACGGAGGGGTCACGGGACGTGGACACATCCCTCCGGGCAATCGAGGTTGCGAACGATATGACCGGCCAGTCAACTGGGACTGGCGAGTATTCGGACTTCGTCTCGGTGTTCCGGGACCGCTACGAGAAACTGGCGAGCAAACTCCGGGGTAGAGTGAACCACCGGCCGACCGACGCAATCGAAAACATGGGCGGCGGCAGCGACGCGGCGCTGATCGGGATGGTCTCGGACATCCGCTCGACCGCCAGCGGGCACTGGCTCGTCGAACTGGAAGACACGAACGGAACCTTCCCCTGTCTGGTGATGAAAGACCGCCCTATCGCCGACCTCGTCCAGCAGTTGCTCATGGACGAGGTCATCGCCGTCGAGGGGACGCTGGCCGACGACGCCGGCATCCTGTTTGTGGACTCGCTTTACTTCCCGGACGTGCCCCGAACGCACAGCCCCTCGACCGCTGACCGTCACGTTCAGGCGGCGCTCATCTCCGACGTTCACGTCGGGAGCCAGGAGTTCATGGAGGACGCCTGGCACCGGTTCACGGACTGGCTCCACACTCCGGAGGCTGAGACCGTCGAGTACCTGCTCATCGCCGGCGACATGGTTGAGGGCGTCGGCATCTACCCCGAGCAGGACGAGGAACTGGACATTATCGACATCTACGACCAGTACGAGGCCTTCTCGGAGTACCTCAAGGAGGTCCCGGGTGACATGGAGATCCGGATGATTCCGGGCAACCACGACGCCGTCCGACTGGCAGAGCCACAACCCGGCTTCGACGAGGAGTTGCGGGACATCATGAGTGCCCACGACGCGCAGGTCCACTCGAACCCGTCGCTGGTCACCGTCGAGGGCGTCACAGTGCTGATGTACCACGGCGTCTCGCTGGACGAGGTCATCGCCGAACTTCCGGACGAGGAGGCCAGCTACGAGGAGCCACACAAGGCGATGTACCAGCTCCTGAAGAAGCGCCACGTCGCGCCCCAGTACGGCGGCCACACCCGGCTCGCCCCCGAGGACCGCGACTATCTGGTCATGGAGGAGGTCCCGGACGTGTTCCACACTGGCCACGTCCACAAGCTCGGCTGGGGCGAGTACCACAACGTCGTTGCGCTGAACTCCGGGTGCTGGCAGGCCCAGACCGCATTCCAGAAGAGCGTCAATATCGACCCCGATGCCGGCTTTGCACCAATTCTGGACCTGGATACGCTTTCGATGACAGTCCGGAAGTTCTCCTGA
- a CDS encoding O-acetylhomoserine aminocarboxypropyltransferase/cysteine synthase family protein → MSDDQDHGFETDALHVGQEPDAETRSRAPPLYQTTSYVFEDAEDAAKQFALEKPGHIYSRLMNPTVGMLQERLAALEGGVGAVATASGMASLNLATFLLADVGDNVVTASSLYGGTYTYYTHTAPRNGVETRFVDTLDYDAYAEAIDENTAYVHCETIGNPALVTPDFERLADIAHDHGVPLFVDNTFATPYLCNPIEHGADLVWNSTTKWIHGHGTTVGGVLVDGGSFPWEEHADKYPEIAGDNPAYHGVNFRERFEDAAFTYAAIARGLRDLGCQQSPFDAWQTMQGLETLPSRMDRHCRNAMAVAEFLDDHPEVSWVTYPGLDDHETHDTASEYLDGGYGGMITFGLDAGYDAARTTVESTEIASLLANVGDAKTLIIHPASTTHQQLTDEEKAAAGVTDDMVRLSVGTESVEDIKADLDQAIGQATN, encoded by the coding sequence ATGAGTGACGACCAAGACCACGGATTCGAAACCGACGCCTTGCACGTCGGGCAAGAGCCGGACGCCGAGACACGCTCGCGCGCCCCGCCGCTGTACCAGACCACCTCGTACGTCTTTGAGGACGCGGAGGACGCGGCAAAGCAGTTCGCACTGGAGAAGCCGGGCCACATCTACTCGCGGCTGATGAACCCCACCGTCGGGATGCTCCAGGAGCGCCTCGCCGCACTTGAAGGCGGCGTCGGCGCGGTCGCCACCGCGTCAGGTATGGCGTCGCTGAACCTGGCGACGTTCCTGCTCGCGGACGTCGGCGACAACGTCGTCACGGCGTCGTCGCTGTACGGCGGGACCTACACCTACTACACCCACACCGCGCCGCGCAACGGCGTCGAAACCCGCTTCGTCGACACGCTCGACTACGACGCCTACGCCGAGGCTATCGACGAAAACACGGCCTACGTCCACTGCGAGACCATCGGCAACCCGGCGCTCGTGACGCCCGATTTCGAGCGGCTGGCCGATATCGCCCACGACCACGGCGTCCCCCTCTTCGTCGACAACACCTTCGCGACGCCGTACCTCTGTAACCCCATCGAACACGGGGCTGACCTCGTCTGGAACTCCACGACGAAGTGGATTCACGGGCACGGCACCACCGTCGGCGGCGTTCTCGTCGACGGCGGCTCGTTCCCGTGGGAGGAACACGCCGACAAGTACCCCGAAATCGCCGGCGACAACCCCGCGTACCACGGTGTCAACTTCCGTGAGCGATTCGAGGACGCGGCCTTCACCTACGCCGCCATCGCTCGCGGTCTCCGTGACCTGGGCTGCCAGCAGTCCCCCTTCGACGCCTGGCAGACGATGCAGGGCCTCGAAACCCTCCCGTCCCGGATGGACCGCCACTGCCGGAACGCGATGGCCGTCGCCGAGTTCCTCGACGACCACCCCGAAGTCTCCTGGGTCACTTACCCCGGCCTCGATGACCACGAGACCCACGACACGGCCAGCGAGTACCTGGACGGCGGCTACGGCGGTATGATAACCTTCGGTCTCGACGCGGGCTACGACGCCGCCCGGACGACCGTCGAGTCGACGGAGATCGCCTCCCTGCTGGCCAACGTCGGCGACGCGAAGACGCTCATCATCCACCCGGCCTCGACCACCCACCAGCAACTCACGGACGAGGAGAAGGCCGCCGCCGGCGTCACCGACGACATGGTCCGCCTGTCGGTCGGCACCGAGTCCGTCGAGGACATCAAAGCCGACCTCGACCAGGCAATCGGCCAGGCAACTAACTAA
- the serB gene encoding phosphoserine phosphatase SerB, with protein MLVAFDFDGTLSDSEMTVLLGSQNGTAEDMADITERAMNDEIEYAESLRQRCALLEGLSDEQAQTAFDEVALRPGAADVIEALRNAGIYVAILTGGFERGVEAALETEGVEVDAIVANRLPVADGKLTGEVRGPLISGTKDDAMEVVTAVTGEDRDATVAVGDGANDLPMLEVANLAIGFDPKPAVAPSCDTTVETMDELYELLEAEGIL; from the coding sequence ATGCTAGTCGCCTTCGACTTCGACGGGACGCTCTCCGACTCGGAGATGACGGTCCTGCTCGGGAGCCAGAACGGGACGGCCGAGGACATGGCCGATATCACCGAGCGCGCGATGAACGACGAGATCGAGTACGCCGAGAGCCTCCGCCAACGGTGTGCGCTGCTGGAGGGCCTCTCGGACGAGCAGGCCCAGACGGCCTTCGACGAAGTGGCCCTGCGCCCCGGTGCGGCCGACGTCATCGAGGCCCTGCGGAACGCCGGCATCTACGTCGCCATCCTCACTGGCGGGTTCGAGCGCGGCGTCGAGGCTGCACTCGAAACGGAGGGGGTCGAGGTCGACGCCATCGTCGCCAACCGACTGCCCGTGGCAGACGGAAAGCTGACCGGCGAAGTGCGCGGGCCGCTCATCTCCGGGACGAAAGACGACGCGATGGAGGTCGTCACCGCCGTCACCGGCGAAGACCGGGACGCGACGGTCGCCGTCGGCGACGGGGCCAACGACCTGCCGATGCTCGAAGTGGCGAATCTGGCTATCGGCTTCGACCCAAAACCAGCCGTCGCGCCGTCGTGTGACACGACGGTCGAGACAATGGACGAACTGTACGAGCTGCTGGAAGCCGAAGGAATCCTGTAA
- a CDS encoding erythromycin esterase family protein, which translates to MKPTTDISRREFVTVASAVTASALAGCSGNTVETTESAIETTDRNTTGSSPTGDGATETSDLLRAIDNQAIPFDLTASSSGLDDIAARLAETPIVGIGESSHGVKEFKEIPRQLVQRLVGDHGYRLVAIEGTLGDFAPVNAYVTDGKGDLDTALSSLEFYFWQTDEIRRLFQWLREFNDGRPSADQAVVRGYDAQFYHINARAIRTYLDSVDPEYLAEIEDSLEPLTTRFQTTDPAAVATDSQMALLEDLKERLRTHKSRYVEQRSETEFRLIQRHVWTLGRGLRFVEKLAAEEYTQGKTIRDAAMADNVAWLREWTDSERAIVMGNANHTTRNVGDTSESGTRMGQHLTERFGSDYYSLGLLFGSGSFAVPANHKKTEFETFELGGPVAETLEATLAEASHPQFFIDFADVRERASIDRSAADTAKFQLTAPKVPERGAMALPEPPDELMDGVVFIREVSPAAFSGSA; encoded by the coding sequence ATGAAGCCAACAACAGATATCTCACGTCGCGAGTTTGTCACGGTGGCCAGCGCAGTTACCGCCAGTGCGTTAGCGGGTTGTTCCGGGAACACTGTTGAAACCACAGAATCAGCGATAGAGACCACTGATAGGAACACGACAGGCTCGAGTCCGACCGGTGACGGAGCAACAGAGACAAGCGACCTCCTCAGGGCTATCGATAACCAGGCAATTCCGTTCGACCTGACAGCCTCGTCCAGTGGGCTCGACGATATCGCCGCCCGACTCGCTGAGACGCCGATCGTCGGGATCGGAGAGAGTTCACACGGGGTGAAAGAATTCAAAGAGATTCCTCGACAACTCGTCCAGCGGCTGGTCGGCGACCACGGCTACCGCTTGGTGGCGATAGAGGGGACGCTCGGTGACTTCGCTCCCGTGAATGCGTACGTTACTGACGGGAAGGGGGACCTCGACACGGCGCTGTCGTCACTCGAATTCTACTTCTGGCAGACCGACGAGATCCGCCGGCTGTTCCAGTGGCTACGGGAGTTCAACGACGGGCGACCCAGTGCGGACCAGGCTGTCGTGCGTGGGTACGATGCCCAGTTCTATCACATCAACGCGAGGGCCATCCGGACGTACCTCGATAGCGTGGACCCGGAGTATCTGGCGGAGATCGAGGACTCGCTCGAACCGTTGACGACGCGGTTCCAGACGACCGATCCCGCCGCGGTCGCGACTGATTCTCAGATGGCACTGCTCGAGGATCTGAAGGAACGACTGCGAACTCACAAGAGCCGCTACGTGGAACAGCGTTCGGAGACCGAGTTCCGGCTTATACAGCGCCACGTCTGGACGCTCGGGCGAGGGTTACGGTTCGTTGAGAAGCTCGCTGCAGAGGAGTACACACAGGGTAAAACGATCCGTGACGCGGCGATGGCCGACAACGTCGCGTGGCTCCGTGAATGGACGGACTCGGAGCGCGCCATCGTGATGGGGAACGCCAACCATACGACGAGAAATGTCGGTGACACATCAGAGAGCGGAACGCGAATGGGCCAGCACCTGACGGAACGGTTTGGCTCGGACTACTACTCGCTCGGGCTGCTGTTCGGGTCGGGGTCGTTCGCAGTGCCGGCAAACCACAAGAAAACCGAGTTCGAGACGTTTGAACTCGGTGGTCCAGTCGCCGAGACGCTGGAAGCGACGCTAGCTGAGGCGTCACACCCACAGTTTTTCATTGATTTCGCAGACGTACGGGAGCGAGCATCGATTGACCGCTCGGCAGCGGATACGGCGAAGTTTCAACTGACAGCCCCGAAGGTACCTGAACGAGGTGCCATGGCACTTCCGGAACCCCCTGATGAACTGATGGATGGCGTCGTTTTCATCCGCGAAGTCTCGCCCGCAGCGTTCTCCGGGTCAGCGTAA